TCGAACTGGGTGATCACCGCGCCGTCCTGCGGGCGGGCCATGATCGGCACGATGTCGATCAGCGGCTCGCTGGACATGATCACGCCGGCCGCGTGCACACCCCAGTTGCGGATCTGGCCCTCGAGGCCGACCGCCGTCTGGTAGATCGTGCGGACGTCGGCGTCGGACTCGTAGAGCGCGCGGAACTCGCCGCCGTCGTTGTAGCGCTTGTGCTCGGGGTTGAAGATCTCCTTGAGCGGCACGCCCTTGCCCATGACGTCGGGCGGCATCGCCTTGGTGATCTTGTCGCCGATCGCGAAGCCGTGGTCGAGAACCCGGGCGGCGTCCTTGATCGCGGCCTTGGCCTTGAGCCGGCCGAAGGTGGCGATCTGCGCGACGCGCTCGGCGCCGTACTTCTCGGAGACGTACTGGATGACCTCGCCGCGCCGCGCGTCGTCGAAGTCGATGTCGAAGTCGGGCATCGAGGGGCGCTCGGGGTTGAGGAAGCGCTCGAAGAACAGGCCGTGCTCGAGGGGGCACAGGTCGGTGATGCTCAGGGCGTACGCCGCGATCGAGCCCGCACCCGAGCCACGACCCGGGCCCACCCGGATGCCGTTGCGCTTGGACCACTGGATGAAGTCGGCGACCACGAGGTAGTAGCCGCAGTAGCCCTTCTGCGAGACGATCGCGAGCTCCATCTCGACGCGGTCCTTGACCTCCTGGGTCAGCCGGTCGCCGGGGTAGCGCGCCTCGATGCCGCGCCACACCTCCTTGCGGAACCAGGACTCCTCGGTCTCGCCGTCGGGGATGTCGGCGCGGGCCATGTAGCCGCCGGTCGACTCGGTGAACTCGACCGAGCAGCGCTCGGCGATCGCCACCGTGTTGTCGCACGCCTCGGGCATGCCGAACTTCCCGGCCCACAGCTCGCGCATCTCGGCCGCGGACTTGATGTAGTAGCCGCCGCCGTCGAACTTGAGCCGGTTGGTGTCGGAGAGCCGCTTGCCGGACGCGACGCAGATGAGGGCGTCGTGGGCGTCGGCGTCCTCGGGGTTGTTGTAGTGGGAGTCGTTGGTCGCGATCGGCGGGATGCCGAGCTCCTTGCCGAGACGCAGCAGGTCGTCGCGGACCCGCTTCTCGATGGAGATGCCGTGGTCCATCAGCTCCAGGAAGACGGACTCCTTGCCGTAGATGTCCTGCAGCTCGGCCGCCTCGCGGACCGCCTCGTCCCACTGACCCAGCCGCAGGCGGGTCTGGATCGCGCCGCTGGGGCAGCCGGTGGAGACGATGATCCCCTTGCTGTGCTCGGCGAGGATCTCCTTGTCCATCCGCGGCTTGAAGTAGTAGCCCTCCAGGCTCGAGCGCGACGAGAGCCGGAACAGGTTGTGCATGCCCTCGGTGGACTCGGCCCACATCGTCATGTGGGTGTAGGCGCCACCGCCGGCGACGTCGTCGCCGCCCTCCTCGGCCGCGTCGCCCTTGCCCCAGCGCACCCGGCGCCGCTCGCCCCGCTGGGTGCCGGGGGTGATGTAGGCCTCGATGCCGATGATGGGCTGGACGCCGTACTTCTTCGCCTTGGAGTAGAAGTCGTAGGCACCGTGCAGGTTGCCGTGGTCGGTCATCGCGATCGCCGGCATGCCGAGGTCGTTGACGCGGGTGAACAACCCGTCGAGCAGCGACGCTCCGTCGAGCATGGAGTACTCGGTGTGCACGTGCAGGTGGACGAAGTCCCCGGCGTCAGCAGCCATCGGTGGTTCGGCGCTCCTCAGTGATCAAAGGGTGGTCGCTCGGGGAAGAGGACCAGCCTACGTGACGGACGAGGAGACTCTAGGCCGACCCTCCGACAGATCCGGGCGGCCACTCCATCCGCAGGTCCGGCTCCCGCTCCTCGTTGTCCGAGCCGTCGGTGTGCTCGCGCTCGACCAGCCCGCGGGCGGCGTAGAAGGCCCGGGCCGGGGCGTTCTGCTCGAAGACCCACAGGCTGAAGCCGCCGGGGTGGCGTGCCTTCACCAGCTCGAGCAGGGCGCCGCCCACGCCGGCGCCCTGGTGGGCCGGGTCGACGTACAGGTCGTCGAGCCAGGTCCGGGTGAACCGGGCGTAGCCGACGACCTCGCCTGCCGCCTCGGCGACCCAGCTCTCGGCCGTGGCGAAGTTGGCGGCGAGGTAGCTGCGGACCTCCTCGGGCCGGTGGATCCCGGGTGGCATGGCGGCCGCGGCCCGCGCGGCGACCTGGACGGCGGCGATGGCCGGCACGTCGGCAGGGACGGCCGGGCGCAGGAGCAGGCCCGCGCCGCCAGAAGGGTCAGTGGGCGTCACGGATGACCTCGAGCGCGTGCGCGAGGTCGGCGGGGTACGACGACTCGTACTCGACGTACGCATTCGTCTCCGGGTGCTCGAAGCCCAGCTTCACGGCGTGCAGCCACTGGCGCTCGAGCCCGACGCGACGGGCCAGCACCGGGTCGGCACCGTAGGTGAGGTCGCCGACGCAGGGGTGCTTGAGCGCGCTCATGTGCACCCGGATCTGGTGGGTGCGGCCGGTCTCGAGGTGGATCTCGAGCAGGCTCGCGAAGCGGTGCGCCTCGAGCGTCTCGTAGTGGGTGACGCTGTGGCGCCCGTCCTCCATGACCGCGAACTTGTAGTCGAACCTCGGGTGTCGCCCGATGGGGGCGTCGATCGTGCCCTCGAGCGGGTCCGGATGGCCCTGGACCAGCGCGTGGTAGGTCTTGTCGACCGTGCGGCGCCGGAAGGCGTTCTTGAGGACAGAGTAGGCGTGCTCGGACTTGGCGATCACCATCACGCCCGACGTGCCGACGTCGAGGCGCTGGACGATGCCCTCGCGCTCCTTGGCACCGGAGGTGGAGATCCGGAAGCCGGCGCCCGCGAGGTGCCCGACGACGGTGGGACCGCGCCAGCCCGGGGACGGGTGCACGGCGACGCCGACCGGCTTGTCGATCACGACGATCGCGTCGTCGTCGTGGATGATCTTGATACCCTCGACCAGCTCCGGCACGACCTCGAGCGGGTCGGCCTCGGCCGGGATGGAGACGTCGAGCACCGAGCCGCCGAGGACCCGGTCGCTCTTGCCGCTGACCGGCGCCCCGTCGAGCACGACGAGGTCCTGGGCGATCAGCTCGGCGGCACGCGTGCGCGAGACTCCGAACAGCTGGGCCATCGCGACGTCGACGCGCTCGCCGTCGAGGCTGTCGGGGACGGGCAGGCTGCGGTGGTCGACCGTGGTCACGACTCCTCCTCGGCCACGTCGGTTCGGTCCTGCTGGGCACGGCTGCCGTCGAGGCTCACGCCGCGCAGCACCTGGAGCAGGATCAGTCCGACGCCGACGTTGATGCAGATGTCGGCGACGTTGAAGACCGGCCAGTTCGGCAGCATGAGGAAGTCGACGACGTGGCCCTTGAACGGCCCCGGCTCGCGGAGCATCCGGTCGACGAGGTTGCCGTCGATGCCGGCGAGCAGCAGGCCCAGGCCGACCGCCCAGAGCTTGTTGACCACCTTGCGGCTCACCCACAGCACGACCACGGTCGCCACGCAGGCCAGGCAGGTGATGGCGACCGTGAACCGGATGCCGAGGCTGAACGCCGCGCCTGGGTTGTAGGTCAGGTGCAGCTGCAGCAGCTCGCCGACGACCTCGCGGTCGGGCTCGCCCGCAAGGTGGCGCACCGCCAGGACCTTCGCGACCTGGTCGATCGCGACCATGACCGCGGCGACCGCCGCGAAGAGCAGCCAGCTGCGCGGGTGGGCCAGGAAGCGCTCGCCGGTCCGGCCGGGTCCGTCGTCGCGGTGGTCTACCGGCGTTCCTCGCGCTGCTTGCATGTCATGCACAGTGTGGCACGCGGGAAGGCCATCAGCCGCATCTTGCCGATCGGGTTGCCGCACGACTCGCACACGCCGTACGTGCCGTCGTCGATGCGTGCCAGGGCCCGGTCGATCTGGGCCACCTTCTCCCGCTCGTGGTTGAGAACTGTGAGCTCGTGGTCGCGCTCGAAGCTGGTCGCGCCGAGGTCGGCCTGGTCCTGGCCGGCACCGTCACCGGAGTCGCGCAACAGGCCACTGAGGTCGGCCTCCTGCTCCTCGAGGATCCGGGCGCTCGCCTCACGCTGCTCGTGGAGCTCGGCCAGCACCTCGGCGAGCTCGGCGGCCGACCAGGCCTCCTCGTGGTCGAGGACGACCAGGGACGCAGGAGTGGCCTTGCGGGTCGTCGTCCGCTTGGCGGGGGCCGCCTTCTTGGCCGGTGCGGCCTTCTTCGCGGGGGCCGCCTTCTTCGCGGGGGCCGCCTTCTTCGCGGGGGCCGCCTTCTTCGCGGGGGCCGCCTTCTTCGCGGGGGCCGCCTTCTTCGCGGGGGCCGCCTTCTTCGCGGGGGCCGCCTTCTTCGCGGGGGCCGCCTTCTTCGCGGGGGCCGCCTTCTTCGCGGGGGCCGCCTTCTTCGCGGGGGCCGCCTTCTTCGCGGGGGCCGCCTTCTTCGCGGGGGCCGCCTTCTTCGCCGGAGCCGGCGCGGCCTTCTTCACGGCGGCCTTCTTGCCGGCCGTCTTCTTGGCGGCGGCCTTCTTGGCCGGCACCTCCGCGGTGGCGGTCGCCTTCCGTGGACGGATGATCTTCCGGGCGGCGGAAGCGGCCTGACCGGCCAACGACTTCTTCGTGCTGCGGGCCATTGAAGGACTCCTCGAAAGGCGGCGACCCACGCGCCAGCAAGCGGTGGGCGTGCTGCGGAGGGTAACGGGTACGGCGAAAGGGTCCAAGGAGGCGCGCAGGGAGCGAGACCGGGCCGGCCGACCGACCGCCCGGAAAAGACGAACCGGCCGACCCGCGGTGCGGGCCGACCGGTCGGTCGAGCTGTGCGGAGGGCGAGCCGGGTGGCTCAGGCCTCTTCCTCGCCGAGGATGGAGCGCAGCCGCTTGGGTGCGGGGGTCTCCTCGACCGGCGCCAGGGTGTCGCCCGGCGTCTGCAGCGACTCGAGCTGCTGGGTGAAGTAGCTCTTGAGGCGCGAGCGGTACTCACGCTCGAACGAGCGCAGCGTCTCGACCTCGGCCGAGAGCTTGTCGCGCTCCTTCTCGAGGTCGCCGAAGAGCTGGGTGCGGCGCTCGGCGGTCTCGGCGTCGAGCATCTCGGCGCGGGTGCGGGCGTCGGACTCGAGGCGGTCGGCCTTGACCTTCGCCTCGGAGGCGAGCCGGTCGGACTTGGTCCGGGCCTCGCCGACGATCTTGTCGGCCTCGTTCTTCGCGTCCTCGACGAGCTCGTCGGCGTTGCGCGTGGCGATCTCGAGGAGACGCGCGGCGGCGTTGGACGCCTCCGGCACGGTCTCGACCCGGATCGTCTCGACGCCACCGGCGGCGGGGGCGGGCGCGGCGACGGGGGCCGCGACGACGGGCTCGACCGGAGCAGGGGCCACGACGGGAGCGGGAGCCGGGGGCTCGGGCAGGATCTCGGGCACCGGCGCCAGCTGGGTCGGAGCGTCGAAGGACGCGGACGACGACCCGGCCTGCGCGGCCGCGAGCTTCGCGCGGAGGTCGTCGTTCTCCTGGGTCAGCCGAGCGAGCTCAGCCTCGACCTCGTCCAGGAACTGGTCGACCTCGCCCATGTCGTAGCCCTCGCGCAGCCGAACCGGCGTAAAGCGCTTGTTGCTCACGTCCTCTGGCGTCAGGGGCATGGACCTCACCAATCTTCAATAAGTATCTCGACGGTATGTCTTCACGAACCATAGCGCCTGCGCGGGTGAAGGCGGCATCCGCGGCCCGCCACTGGCGTCACAGCAGTATCAGAGCAGAAGGGTGGAACGGTTCACCGACAGCAGCACGTAGGCCAGGATCATGACGAGGATGAAGCTGATGTCGAGGGCGAAGTTGCCGATCCGGATCGGCTTGATCACGCGGCGCAGCCCGTTGATCGGCGGGTCGGTGACGGTGTAGGCCAGCTCCAGGAACACCAGGACCGGACCGCGGGGCTCCCAGGCCCGTGCGAACACCTGCACCCAGTCGGTGATGAAGCGCACCCACAGGAACGCGATGAAGGCGAACAGCACGCCCTCGATGATCCAGCCGACGATCGTCACGGCATCAACCTATCGCTCACTCATGAGCGCCCCGCTCGCACCCACCGGAGACCGAGCGACACGCTCGCGCAGGTCACCACCTACGGACTCGACCGCGTGCGCGGCAGCGCGGCGCGACGAAGGAGCGACGCGCTCGCGCCATCCAACTCAGCTCTGGTTGAAGAAGCCGTCGGCCGCGATCGCCTGCTTGTCCTCGGCCGCGACGGTGACGTTCGGCGGCGAGAGCAGGAACACCTTGTTGGTCACCCGCTCGATGCTGCCGCGGGTCGCGAAGATCAGGCCGGCGGCGAAGTCGACCAGGCGCTTGGCGTCGGCGTCGTCCATCTCGGTGAGGTTCATGATCACCGGGGTGCCCTCGCGGTACTCCTCGCCGATCGAGCGCGCCTCGTTGTAGGTGGTCGGGTGCAGGGTCGTGATCCGGGACAGCTCCGCGACGACCGGCTGCGGCGCGACTGCGACGGGGCGGCGACGCTCGTCGAGGTCGGCCACGCTGCCGGGGGTGCTGCCCGAGACGTTGGACGGTACGGCGCGGACGGGGCGCTCCTGGCGCGGCTCGCGGGTCTCACGACCGCGGGTCCTGTCGGTCGCCTCGTCGCCATAGTCGTCGTAACCAGCCTCGTCATAGCCGGTGTCCTCCAGCAGGCCGAGGTACTCACCGATCCTGCGCATCGCACCGCTCATGACTGTTGCCTCCGTGATCCGCGTCCCCGACTGGGAACGACTGGTGGTGTTGTGGACATTACTGGACCGCAGGCCTCGTTCCGAGGACCGCGGAGCCAATGCGTACGTGTGTCGCGCCGACCGTGATCGCCGCCTCCAGGTCGCCGCTCATCCCGGCCGACAGGACCGTCGCGTCGGGGTGGCGGGCGAGGAAGTCGGCGCGGATCCCGGCCAGCCGGGCGAAGGCCAGCGCGGGGTCGTCGTCGAGCGGCGCGACGGCCATCAGGCCCCGCAACCGCAGCTCGGGGGTGCGGGCGACCTCGTCGGCGAGCGGCGCCAGCGTCGCGGGGTCGGCGCCGGCGCGGTGGTCGCGGCCGGGCGGGTCCAGGCTGACCTGGAGCAGCACGTCGACGACGTGGCCGGCGTCGGCGGCACCGCGGGCCAGCCGCGGGACCAGGGAGGTGCGGTCCACCGACTCGACGACGTCGGCGTAGCGGGCGACGGCCGTCGCCTTGTTGGACTGCAGGCCACCGATGAAGTGCCAGTGCAGGCCGAGGTCGGCGCACTCGGCGGCCTTGGCCTCCGCCTCCTGGTGCCGGTTCTCCCCCACGTCGGTCACGCCGAGCCCGGCGAGCAGCCGGACGTCGGAGGCGGGGAAGTACTTGGTGACCACGACGAGTGCGACGTCGTCGGCCGGGCGGCCCGCGTCGGCCGCCGCGCGCGCGATCCGGTCGCGGACGGCGGCCAGGTTGGCGCGCAGCTCCTCGGCGCGGGTCATGCGAGCCACACCAGCCCGGCGAAGCGACCGGCGCTCTCGCCGTCGCGTCGGTAGGAGTGGAAGGCGGTGTCCTCGAGCGTGCAGCCCGGGACGACGCTCGACGGCACGCCGGCGGCGGCGAGCTGCGCGGCGACGCCGGCGCCGAGGTCGAGCGCGGGCGTGCCCCAGCTCGTCTCGGCGTACGTCGCCGGCACGGCGGCCGCGACCTCGTCGCGCAGGTCGGCGGGCACCTCGTAGCAGCGGCCGCAGACGTGGGGGCCGATCCAGGCGCGGACGTCGCGGGCGCCGAGCTCGCGCATCCTCTCGACGGTCCGGGTGACGACATCGAGCTGGACGCCGCGACGGCCCGCATGGGCGACGCCGACGACGGCGTCGACCGGGTCCGCGAGGACGACCGGGACGCAGTCGGCGACGCGGACCATCAGGCCGAGCCCGCGTCGCGCGGTGACCTGGCCGTCGCCGGTCGGGACGGAGTCGGACGCACCGTCGACGGTGACGACGACGTCGCCGTGGACCTGGTGCAGCCGCGCGAACGGGACGCCGGCCTCCTCCCGCAACGCGGTGAGCGTGCCCGCGAGCCCGTCTCCCTCGCGGACGTCGAGGGACGCGTCGGTGAACGCGACCTCGACCCGGCCCGCGTCAGCGGGGGCCGGGTCGAAGTACACGGACTCACGGAAGGCATACATATGGCCGGTGATCGAGCCTGTCGAGATTCACTTGAGGAAGTCGGGGACGTCCAGGTCGTCGCCGTCGTCGAACTGCATCGGCGCCGGGTTGGTGCGGGCACCGACCGGCTGCGGCTCGGCGGGCGTCGCGGGGGCCTCGCGGGTCTGGGCGGGCTGGGCCGCCTGGGCGGGCTGGGCGGGCTGGGCGGGCGCCGTGCGCGCGGGGGCCGGGGTGGCCGGCGCCTGCTGTGCCGGGCGGCGTACGGCGGTCTCATCGCGACGCTTGGGCAGGCCGCCGTCGAAGCCGGCCGCGATCACCGTCACCCGGACCTCGTCGCCGAGGGCGTCGTCGATGATCGTGCCGAAGATGATGTTGGCGTCGGCGTGCACCGCGTCGGCCACCATCGCCGCGGCCTCGTTGATCTCGAAGATGCCGAGGTCGGAGCCACCGGCGATCGAGAGCAGGACACCGTGGGCGCCGTCGATCGAGGCCTCGAGCAGCGGGCTGCTGATCGCCATCTCGGCGGCGGCGAGCGCGCGGTCCTCGCCGCGGGCCGAGCCGATGCCCATCAGCGCGGAGCCGGCGTTGCTCATGACCGCCTTGACGTCGGCGAAGTCGACGTTGATCAGGCCGGGGGTCGTGATCAGGTCCGTGATGCCCGAGACACCCTGCAGCAGCACCTGGTCGGCCTGCTTGAACGCGTCGAGCATCGACACGTTGCGGTCCGAGATCTGCAGCAGCCGGTCGTTCGGGATGACGATGAGGGTGTCGACCTCCTCGCGGAGACGCTCGATGCCCTCGTCGGCGGACTTCTTGCGGCGGGCGCCTTCGAAGGTGAACGGACGGGTCACCACACCGATGGTCAGCGCACCGAGCGAGCGGGCGATCCGGGCGACGACCGGCGCGCCACCGGTGCCGGTGCCACCGCCCTCGCCCGCGGTCACGAAGACCATGTCGGCGCCCTTGAGCACCTCCTCGATCTCCTCCGCGTGGTCCTCGGCGGCCTTGCCGCCCACGTCGGGGTTCGCGCCCGCGCCGAGGCCGCGGGTCAGCTCGCGGCCGATGTCGAGCTTCACGTCGGCGTCGCTCATCAGCAGCGCCTGCGCGTCGGTGTTGATCGCGATGAACTCGACGCCCTTGAGGCCGACCTCGATCATCCGGTTGACGGCGTTGACGCCGCCCCCGCCGATCCCGACGACCTTGATGATGGCCAGGTAGTTCTGTGCTGCTGCCACTGCGGCTCCACCTCTCCGGTGTTGCGATGAGTTGTATGTGTCCGTTCACCGACGTCGGCGGCCGGACCGCTTCCCCCTCATTTCGATTGGGTGGCCAGCCGGCGTGTCGCCACAACCCTTACCCTCAGCCTGAGGGTTATAGTTATGTCAACCTCGTCGTGGTCACGACAGTAGGGACGGCGCCGGGCGCGATGGCGCAGACACGCCGTGGGCCGACAGGTTTCGCCGTCAGCTGGTGGTCGGTGCGCCGGGGACGGAGACGTCGTACACCTGGGCCTTGCGGTTGAGCAGCTCGAGGAGCACCGCAGCCTTGTCCTCGGCCTGGTCCGAGCTCCCCCAGCGCACCAGGCGCCCGTCGCGAAGGTGCAGGTCGATCTCGTCGACGCTGCGGACCTCGACGAAGTCGACCAGTTCGGTGATCGCCGGGTCGAGGGCCACGACCACGGCTGCCCCTTCGGCGAGGGCGTCCCCGTCGGCTCCCGGGCCGATCTTGACCCGGGGCAGGCCGTCGGGGGCCTTGGCGAGCCGGCCGAAGGCGACGCCCGAGGCGTCGAGGTTGGTGAGCCGGTCGCCGCGGTCGAGGACGGCGACGGGGGTGCGCTCGACGATCTCTATCCGTACGTCGTGGGGCCAGGTGCGCGAGACGTCCACCGACTTGACGGTCGCCAGGGACTTCAGCCGTACCTCGATCGCGTGCACGTCGACGGTCGCCAGCGGCCCGCCGAGGGGGACGTCGGCGGTCGCGAGCACCTGCTTCTCGGACAGCTGGGCGTTGCCGACCACCTGCACGGCGTCGGCGCGCAGCCACGGCGAGAAGTAGATCGCGTAGATGCCGAAGCAGAGCCCGCCGACGAGCAGCACGGCGGCCAGGACGTAGCGCCAGGTCAGCCAGCGGCGGGCGCGCTGGCGCCGGGCGAAGGCGCGGCGCATCCGGTCCTGCGGGCTCGGCCCCGTGCCCCTACCCCTCGCCATCGCCCGCCTCCGCGAGTGCGGCGGCGACCTGCGGCGCCAGGGTGGTCACGTCACCGGCGCCGAGGGTGAGGACCAGGTCGCCGGGACGGGCCAGCCCGACCAGCGTGGGCACGACGCCAGCACGGTCGGGCACGAACCGGACCCGGTCGGCAGCGAGGGGCACCGCGCCCGCGACCAGCGCACCGGTCACCTCGGGGTCGGGGTCCTCGCGGGCGACGTAGACGTCCATCACGACGACCTCGTCGGCCGCGCCCAGCTCGCGGCCCATCTGCTCGCCGAAGATCCGGGTACGGGAGACGAGGTGGGGCTGGAAGCAGACGACGAGGCGGCCGTCGCCGACCAGCGAACGGGCGGCCTCGAGGTCGCCGCGGATCTCGCTGGGGTGGTGCGCGTAGGAGTCGTAGACCCGCACTCCCCCGGCCGAGCCGACCGGCTCCATGCGGCGCTTGGCGCCGCGGTGCCTCGCGAGCCCGCGGACCAGGGCGGCGGGTTCGAGGCCGAGCTCGAGGCCGACGGCGAGCGCGAGCAGGGCGTCCTGGGCGTAGTGGCGCCCGGGGACGGCGAGCTCGACGGTGCCGAGGTCCGCACCGTCGCTGCTCACCCGGAACCGGGTGCGGCCGCCCTCGATGACGAGGTCGTGACCGCGCAGCCGGGCGTCGGGGGTGAAGCCGACGGTGCGGGTGGCGAGGTCGGCACGGTCGGTGAGGGTCACCGACGCGCGGGAGGCGAACGCGGCGAAGGCGGCCTCGTAGGCATCCTCGGTGCCCCAGTGGTCGAGGTGGTCGGCGTCGACGTTGGTGATCACGCCGATGCGCGGGGTGTAGACGAGGAAGGCGCCGTCGGACTCGTCGGCCTCGACCACGGCGACCTCGCCGCCGCCGAGGGCGGCGTTGGTGCCGAGCGCCTCGACCTCGGCACCGATCGCGAAGGTGAGGTCGACGCCCGCCTCGCGCAGGGCCATCACGGTCATCGCCGTGGTCGTGGTCTTGCCGTGGGTGCCGGCGATCGCGACGACGTCCTTGCCGAGCAGCACGGACTGCAGGCCCGCCGAGCGCGGCCACAGCCGCAGGCCGCGCTCGCGGGCGGCGACGATCTCGGGGTTGTCCTCGCGGGCGGCGGTGGTCGCGACGACCGTGTCGACGCCGTCGAGGTGGGCCGCGTCGTGGCCGACGTGGACGGTGATGCCCTCGGCGCGCAGGGCCTGCACGACGGACGAGTCGTTGGCGTCGCTGCCGCTGACGACCACGCCGGCCTGGTGCATCAGCCGGGCGATGCCGGACAGCCCGGCGCCGCCGATGCCGACGAGGTGGACGTGACCTAGCCGGTCGACCGGCAGGATCTCGTCGGGGACGGGAATCTTCATCGGGCCGCGTCCTGGATGATCCGGGCCAGCCGCTCGTCCGCGTCGCGCGGGACGAGGTCGGCGGCCGCGGCGCCCATCCGGGCCAGCCGGTCGGCGTCGGTGGCCAGCGCGGGCACCGTGTCGGCGACGTAGTCGGCGGTGAAGGACGCGTCGTCCACCAGCACGGCTCCCCCGGCGTCGACGACCGGGCGCGCGTTGAGCGCCTGCTCGCCGTTGCCGATCGGCAGTGGCACGAAGATCGCGGGTACGCCGGTCGCTGCCGCCTCGACGACGCTCGAGGCGCCGGAGCGGCAGACCATGACGTCGGCGGCGGCGAGCGCGAGGTCCATCCGGTCGACGAACGGCAGCACGATGTACGGGACCCCGGTGGGGACCGGCTCGGTCCAGCCCGGGTCGCTCGCCCCGTTGGGGCCGATCACGTGGAGGACCTGGACGCCGGCCGAGCCGAGGGCGGCAGCGGCGCCGCTGACCGCCTGGTTGAGCCGGCGCGCGCCCTGCGAGCCGCCGGTGACGACGAGGGTCGGCCGGTCGGCGTCGAGCCCGAAGAAGGCGCGGGCCTCCGCGCGCAGGGCGGGCCGGTCGAGGGTGGAGATCATCCGGCGGATCGGCAGGCCGACGTACTCACCGCCCTTGAGCGGGGTGTCGGGGAAGCTGACCGCGACCCGGTCGGCGATCCGCGCGCCGACCTTGTTGGCGATGCCGGGCAGTGCGTTCTGCTCGTGGACGACGAGGGGCAGCCTGCGCCGGCGCGCGGCGACGTACGCCGGCATCGACACGTAGCCGCCGTAGCCGACGATCACGTCGGGACGCACGTCGTCGACCACCTCGAGCGCGGCCTTGACCGCGCCACGCAGCCGGGCCGGCACCAGGGCCAGGTCCTTGCCTGGCCTGCGCGGGAGCGGGACGGGCGGGACCAGGCGCAGCGGGTAGCCGGCCGCGGGCACGACCTTGTTCTCCAGGCCCCGGGGGGTGCCGAGACAGGTGATCTCGGCGTCCGGGTCGAGTCGGCGCAGGGCGTCGGCGGTCGCGAGCAGCGGAGAGGTGTGCCCCGCCGTGCCCCCGCCGGCCAGAAGAATCCTCACGCGGCAGAACCTATCGCGCGAGCCGTCACGCACTCAGACCGGCCGAACGGGCCCGGCGGCGCTGGGCGAGCGCCCGCGCGGCCGCCGGCTCGCGGCGGGCGAACCCGATCACCAGGCCGAGCGCGCTCAATGTCGGCAGCAGGCTCGAGCCGCCGTAGGACACGAGGGGCAGCGGGATGCCGATGACCGGCAGTAGCGCGAGCACCATGCCGACGTTGATGATCATCTGGCACAGCAGCCAGACCACGATGCCGAAGGTGCAGTAGCGCACGAAGGGCTGCTTGGTCTCGCGTGCGACCCGGACCCCGGCGTAGGCGAGGACCAGGAACAGGCCGATGACGAGCAGGGTGCCGACCAGGCCGAGCTCCTCGCCGAGCACGGCGAAGATGAAGTCGGTGTGGGCCTCCGGCAGCTGGCCCCACTTCTGCTGGCTGGCGCCGATGCCCTCGCCGAGGACGCCGCCGCTGGCCATGGCGTAGAGGCCGTGGGCCGGTTGCCAGCCGGTGCCGTGGTAGTCCTTGAACGGGTCGGCGAAGTTCGCGATCCGCGCCAGGCGGGTGGGCGAGGTGGCGGCCAGGCCGAGGGCGGCGACGGTGACGACGGCGAAGACCATGCCGAACAGCCGGCCCGGTGCCCCGACCACCCACAGCATCGCCACGAGGAGCGCGAAGAAGATGAGGGCCGTGCCGAGGTCCCGGCCGAGCACGACCAGGCCGGTCGCCAACGCCATGCCGGGCACGACCGGCACGAGCATCTGGTGCAGGTTGCCGAGGCGGCGCTCCTTGTTGGCGTAGATGTTGCTGGCCCAGATGATCAGCGAGAGCTTGGCGATCTCGGAGGGCTGGATCTGCAGCGGCCCCAGCACCAGCCAGTTCGTGTTGCCGTTGACCTCCTTGCCGGCGAACGCGGTCACGAACAGCAGCGCGAGCGACACGGCGAAGGCGGGATAGGACAGCCGGCGCACCCAGCGCTCGGAGACCCGTGAGGCGA
The genomic region above belongs to Nocardioides sp. QY071 and contains:
- the sepF gene encoding cell division protein SepF — protein: MSGAMRRIGEYLGLLEDTGYDEAGYDDYGDEATDRTRGRETREPRQERPVRAVPSNVSGSTPGSVADLDERRRPVAVAPQPVVAELSRITTLHPTTYNEARSIGEEYREGTPVIMNLTEMDDADAKRLVDFAAGLIFATRGSIERVTNKVFLLSPPNVTVAAEDKQAIAADGFFNQS
- a CDS encoding DivIVA domain-containing protein; translation: MPLTPEDVSNKRFTPVRLREGYDMGEVDQFLDEVEAELARLTQENDDLRAKLAAAQAGSSSASFDAPTQLAPVPEILPEPPAPAPVVAPAPVEPVVAAPVAAPAPAAGGVETIRVETVPEASNAAARLLEIATRNADELVEDAKNEADKIVGEARTKSDRLASEAKVKADRLESDARTRAEMLDAETAERRTQLFGDLEKERDKLSAEVETLRSFEREYRSRLKSYFTQQLESLQTPGDTLAPVEETPAPKRLRSILGEEEA
- a CDS encoding YggT family protein; its protein translation is MTIVGWIIEGVLFAFIAFLWVRFITDWVQVFARAWEPRGPVLVFLELAYTVTDPPINGLRRVIKPIRIGNFALDISFILVMILAYVLLSVNRSTLLL
- a CDS encoding GNAT family N-acetyltransferase — protein: MTPTDPSGGAGLLLRPAVPADVPAIAAVQVAARAAAAMPPGIHRPEEVRSYLAANFATAESWVAEAAGEVVGYARFTRTWLDDLYVDPAHQGAGVGGALLELVKARHPGGFSLWVFEQNAPARAFYAARGLVEREHTDGSDNEEREPDLRMEWPPGSVGGSA
- a CDS encoding YggS family pyridoxal phosphate-dependent enzyme: MTRAEELRANLAAVRDRIARAAADAGRPADDVALVVVTKYFPASDVRLLAGLGVTDVGENRHQEAEAKAAECADLGLHWHFIGGLQSNKATAVARYADVVESVDRTSLVPRLARGAADAGHVVDVLLQVSLDPPGRDHRAGADPATLAPLADEVARTPELRLRGLMAVAPLDDDPALAFARLAGIRADFLARHPDATVLSAGMSGDLEAAITVGATHVRIGSAVLGTRPAVQ
- a CDS encoding TraR/DksA C4-type zinc finger protein, producing MARSTKKSLAGQAASAARKIIRPRKATATAEVPAKKAAAKKTAGKKAAVKKAAPAPAKKAAPAKKAAPAKKAAPAKKAAPAKKAAPAKKAAPAKKAAPAKKAAPAKKAAPAKKAAPAKKAAPAKKAAPAKKAAPAKKAAPAKKAAPAKRTTTRKATPASLVVLDHEEAWSAAELAEVLAELHEQREASARILEEQEADLSGLLRDSGDGAGQDQADLGATSFERDHELTVLNHEREKVAQIDRALARIDDGTYGVCESCGNPIGKMRLMAFPRATLCMTCKQREERR
- a CDS encoding RluA family pseudouridine synthase, with the translated sequence MTTVDHRSLPVPDSLDGERVDVAMAQLFGVSRTRAAELIAQDLVVLDGAPVSGKSDRVLGGSVLDVSIPAEADPLEVVPELVEGIKIIHDDDAIVVIDKPVGVAVHPSPGWRGPTVVGHLAGAGFRISTSGAKEREGIVQRLDVGTSGVMVIAKSEHAYSVLKNAFRRRTVDKTYHALVQGHPDPLEGTIDAPIGRHPRFDYKFAVMEDGRHSVTHYETLEAHRFASLLEIHLETGRTHQIRVHMSALKHPCVGDLTYGADPVLARRVGLERQWLHAVKLGFEHPETNAYVEYESSYPADLAHALEVIRDAH
- the lspA gene encoding signal peptidase II; amino-acid sequence: MQAARGTPVDHRDDGPGRTGERFLAHPRSWLLFAAVAAVMVAIDQVAKVLAVRHLAGEPDREVVGELLQLHLTYNPGAAFSLGIRFTVAITCLACVATVVVLWVSRKVVNKLWAVGLGLLLAGIDGNLVDRMLREPGPFKGHVVDFLMLPNWPVFNVADICINVGVGLILLQVLRGVSLDGSRAQQDRTDVAEEES